The following proteins come from a genomic window of Desulforamulus hydrothermalis Lam5 = DSM 18033:
- a CDS encoding AAA family ATPase, protein MWIQKIRLKNIKSYGEGENGRGITIYLEPGVNQIAGKNGSGKSTLIEAIGYVLFDAEPVRGNARMAKNTYLLRNGSKAGEIDVWVWHQDCLYRVERDVGNGGRRWKVVREDDDFIEAEGEQEVRKFLARLAGVAKPERLTEVFHSLLGVKQGRFTLPFDLKPGDAKNHFDPLLDVDIFRQCFEYLKQPCDEIGQDIVRQEVMISRLEGQLAQLADAPDKLAEVLGQQAALAQLVQQCQERLDDAARRLAEYDLLQTKYQTAKLQLGEARGKREQAGAAVAADTARWEEARRAAELLQQTREDYEAYIKLEKLINQLEKQRLERDNLNKELTFLQKEETILSKDLAAKQQEAARDKESAAGKERQYQERLAVWQQQVQCHRAGEADARRCKQQAEELKNCLVQVVEWLRAMSAVNKPAIQQLAELAHNLNLLDNQVAARLALAKDRLAEAESRERACWDNLERAKRDKVILEQQLEKLSGGQCPLLGTACSQFNPDKARQDLQQLNRKISVAAAEHQEKLKLLAEAGERLEEWRALEKEQLEKQARIRQLGKSIAGLYQQLEDSRGRQAAAVLAAALKIGEQPPKLKGLTVKDEINLDVYRAAVQEMKELQKLLYDNFEKWKPLVEQQYNAAQENLTVRLAHSKELAAEEKALQALAGEIASLHQSSAEAARQAADLADSLVATRRRIQELESLLQPFADLDEKLASANRQKICHQAGYTTYLENRPVAERIQEYQNRLAQSTDQLRQAEIALAAAELACQAAEAAYRPDQHQELKEIYARANLELGEAASKLAEANRAVEEQTQRVNLLNGLQRQRDEQVKELLHLQAQKSILEKARQVLKNAQEPLVRNLTGRVAAQAQVIYNSMSNEAAQFQWRAADYSLTVATVSGEKRFASLSGGQQMKAALAMQLALVKEFSAAGFCAFDEPTYGLDAESRQMLAEAVMKAQQECRFEQLLLVSHDQAFDDKVEHALHLNYSPVEGTKL, encoded by the coding sequence ATGTGGATACAAAAAATCAGACTGAAAAACATCAAAAGTTACGGCGAGGGCGAGAACGGCCGTGGTATTACCATATATCTGGAACCCGGCGTTAACCAGATTGCCGGTAAAAACGGATCCGGCAAAAGCACGCTCATTGAGGCTATCGGGTATGTTTTGTTTGACGCCGAGCCTGTTCGGGGCAATGCCAGGATGGCCAAAAACACCTACCTGCTAAGAAACGGCAGCAAGGCCGGGGAAATAGATGTCTGGGTGTGGCATCAGGATTGCCTTTACCGGGTGGAAAGGGACGTAGGCAACGGTGGCAGGCGCTGGAAGGTTGTGCGTGAGGATGATGATTTCATCGAAGCCGAAGGAGAACAGGAAGTACGAAAATTTCTGGCCCGACTGGCCGGCGTGGCAAAGCCTGAGCGCCTGACGGAAGTTTTCCACAGCCTGCTGGGAGTGAAACAGGGCCGCTTTACCCTTCCCTTTGACCTGAAGCCCGGAGATGCGAAAAACCACTTTGACCCTTTGTTAGATGTGGATATTTTCCGCCAGTGTTTTGAGTATTTAAAGCAGCCTTGTGATGAAATAGGGCAGGATATTGTCCGCCAGGAGGTTATGATCAGCCGGCTGGAGGGTCAGTTGGCCCAGCTGGCGGATGCACCGGATAAGCTGGCGGAGGTTCTTGGGCAGCAAGCCGCGTTGGCGCAGTTGGTGCAGCAGTGCCAAGAACGCTTGGACGATGCGGCACGCCGGCTGGCTGAGTATGACCTTTTACAAACCAAATACCAAACAGCCAAGCTGCAACTGGGAGAGGCCCGGGGCAAACGGGAGCAGGCCGGGGCAGCGGTGGCGGCAGACACCGCCAGATGGGAAGAAGCCCGGCGGGCGGCAGAACTTTTGCAGCAAACCAGGGAGGATTATGAAGCATATATTAAGCTGGAAAAACTTATTAACCAGTTAGAAAAGCAACGGCTTGAACGGGATAACTTAAATAAGGAACTAACATTTCTGCAAAAGGAAGAAACCATATTGAGCAAAGACCTGGCAGCGAAACAGCAGGAGGCGGCCAGGGATAAAGAAAGCGCAGCCGGCAAAGAGCGGCAGTATCAAGAAAGACTGGCGGTCTGGCAGCAGCAGGTGCAGTGCCACCGGGCCGGCGAAGCGGATGCCCGGCGCTGCAAGCAGCAGGCAGAGGAGCTAAAAAACTGCCTGGTGCAGGTGGTGGAGTGGCTCAGGGCCATGAGTGCCGTAAACAAACCGGCCATCCAGCAACTGGCGGAACTGGCGCATAACCTTAACCTGCTGGATAACCAGGTGGCTGCCCGGCTGGCGCTGGCCAAAGACAGATTGGCCGAAGCAGAATCCCGGGAACGTGCTTGTTGGGATAACCTGGAAAGAGCAAAGCGAGACAAGGTTATCCTGGAACAGCAGCTGGAGAAGCTGTCCGGCGGACAGTGCCCCCTGCTGGGTACTGCCTGCAGCCAGTTTAATCCGGACAAGGCCCGCCAGGATTTGCAGCAGCTTAACCGCAAAATTTCCGTTGCGGCTGCCGAACACCAGGAAAAACTTAAACTGCTGGCGGAAGCCGGAGAACGGTTGGAAGAATGGCGGGCTTTAGAAAAAGAACAACTGGAAAAGCAAGCTCGCATCCGTCAGCTGGGCAAGAGCATAGCCGGCTTATACCAACAACTGGAAGACAGCCGGGGCAGGCAGGCGGCTGCCGTACTGGCAGCCGCACTAAAAATCGGGGAACAGCCGCCCAAACTAAAGGGCTTAACCGTCAAAGACGAGATTAACCTGGATGTTTACCGGGCTGCTGTGCAGGAAATGAAAGAATTGCAAAAGCTGCTTTATGATAACTTTGAAAAGTGGAAGCCGCTGGTAGAACAACAATACAACGCCGCACAGGAAAACCTCACCGTGCGTCTGGCGCACAGCAAAGAGCTGGCGGCGGAAGAAAAAGCGCTGCAAGCATTGGCCGGGGAAATTGCCTCACTGCATCAAAGCTCCGCTGAGGCAGCCAGACAGGCGGCAGATCTTGCTGACTCCCTGGTTGCCACCCGGCGGCGAATTCAGGAACTGGAATCTCTGCTGCAGCCCTTTGCCGACCTGGACGAAAAACTGGCCTCAGCCAACCGGCAAAAAATTTGCCACCAGGCCGGTTACACCACTTACCTGGAAAACCGGCCGGTGGCTGAACGAATACAAGAATACCAGAACCGGCTGGCCCAAAGCACCGACCAACTGCGGCAGGCGGAGATTGCCCTGGCAGCGGCAGAACTGGCCTGCCAGGCTGCGGAAGCTGCCTACCGGCCGGATCAGCATCAAGAACTAAAAGAAATTTATGCCAGGGCTAACCTTGAGTTGGGGGAGGCTGCCAGTAAATTGGCTGAGGCTAACCGGGCGGTAGAGGAACAAACTCAGCGGGTCAACCTTTTAAACGGTTTGCAGAGGCAAAGGGACGAACAGGTCAAGGAACTGCTGCACCTGCAGGCGCAGAAAAGTATTCTGGAAAAGGCCCGGCAGGTGCTGAAAAACGCCCAGGAACCCTTGGTCCGCAATTTAACCGGGCGGGTAGCTGCCCAGGCTCAGGTTATCTATAATTCGATGAGCAACGAAGCAGCCCAGTTTCAGTGGCGTGCCGCTGATTACAGCCTGACCGTCGCTACGGTTTCCGGAGAAAAAAGATTTGCCAGCCTGTCCGGCGGGCAACAAATGAAAGCGGCTCTGGCCATGCAGCTGGCCCTGGTGAAAGAATTTTCAGCTGCCGGTTTTTGCGCCTTTGACGAACCAACCTATGGTCTGGACGCCGAAAGCCGGCAAATGTTGGCCGAGGCTGTTATGAAAGCACAACAGGAGTGCCGGTTTGAACAACTGCTGCTGGTTTCCCACGATCAGGCCTTTGATGACAAGGTGGAGCACGCCTTGCATTTAAACTATTCACCGGTGGAGGGAACCAAACTTTAA